CACCACGGTCGGCGCCTCGGTCACCAGGACCGGCCCACACTCGGTGCGGATCATCGTCACCGACACCTCCCGCGTACGACCCACAGCCGAGACGCCGAACGGCGACGAAGAGCGCGGGCGCGGCTTGCAACTGGTCGAAGCTGCAGCCGACGATTGGGGAGCCGAGCTGGTGCACGGCGGGAAACGCGTGTGGGCCCACCTGACCGCAGAGGCATCCCCGTGACCGGCTGCCAGTCAACGGCCGCCGCCCCGCCCGGCAGCCTGCCCACTCCGCTCGACGTGACCTGTCTCCGGCCCCGTCAGCAGACGGCCATGGACTTGCGCCCTGTGCAACACCCGCTCGGGCACTACCGGCCGCGCCCTGGGCGACGTACGCCACCTCGGTCGCCCGGGGTCGAGGCCGCCGTCCTGGTGCTCGTCGTGCTTGTCCTCGGCGGCGTGCTGCTCGTCGTGGCCCTGTAGTTCCCGGCGGTTCGCGGTGACCCGCGAGCCCGCGTGCCGCCGGTCCACGTACGGCCCGCGTGAGAGGGGGAACGCCCCCGCCCCTGGAGTCCAGACGCGCGGACTTCCTGGCAAGACGGCCGCGCGGCCAGGGGCAGGATCCTCGCCGTCCTGACAACACCTGCGGCGGTTGCCACCGTGGAAACGACCGAGAGATGAGGAGACCCATGCAGGCCACAGCACCGGATCAGGCCACCCCCTGGGGTGTCAGTCGTATGAAGCCGTTCCCTCCTGCCGAAGTACTGCCCGTTGCCCGCGCGGTCCTCGACGCCGAGACGCAGACCGCCGCGTGGGTGGACCCTGACGGCACCCTGGTGCCGATGCTGGACAAGCACAAGCGGTCGGAGACGTCGAAGGAGACGAAGACGAAGACCAGCATGGACGGCAACTCGGACGAGGGCAGCGACCAACAGGGAGACAGCGACTGATGGCCGTGGTCAGGCCGGCCGTCCTGGTCGTCACGTGCCTGGACGATGCGACAGCCGACGAGGTGATCACCGAACTCAACCGGCGCCGGGTGCCCGTGGTACGACTGGATCCCGGGGGCTTTCCCGCGACGGTCGGCGCGGCAGCGGTGTTCGACAGCATCGGCCCCAGAGGCACACTGACCACCGAGACCCGCACTCTCGACCTGGACGGCGTGTGCTCGGTGTACTGGCGGCGGCCCACCCCTTACACCGCCGACCTCGCCATGAATGAGCAGACCGCCCGTTGGGCTGTGGAGGAAGCGCGCTATGGACTCGGCGGCATCCTCGCCGCCCTCCCCGGCGCCCACTACCTGAATCACCCCTGGCGCAACCGGGATGCCGAGTACAAGCCGGCGCAGCTGGCGACGGCTGCCCGCTGCGGGCTGACCGTGCCTCCCACCTTGATCACCAACGACCCCGACCAAGCACGCGCATTCACGGCCGAGCACGGGCCGGTGCTCTACAAGCCGCTTCGGGAAAGCGACTACGCCGACGCCGAAGGCCGGCCGCTGACGGTATG
The nucleotide sequence above comes from Streptomyces sp. N50. Encoded proteins:
- a CDS encoding ATP-binding protein, which gives rise to MTVTAAPVGPQRYHERYPAKEESIPRARHDVALALETWGLSRLVDMAGLVVSELVTNAVEHTDVTTVGASVTRTGPHSVRIIVTDTSRVRPTAETPNGDEERGRGLQLVEAAADDWGAELVHGGKRVWAHLTAEASP
- a CDS encoding putative ATP-grasp-modified RiPP — translated: MQATAPDQATPWGVSRMKPFPPAEVLPVARAVLDAETQTAAWVDPDGTLVPMLDKHKRSETSKETKTKTSMDGNSDEGSDQQGDSD
- the tgmB gene encoding ATP-grasp ribosomal peptide maturase, whose translation is MAVVRPAVLVVTCLDDATADEVITELNRRRVPVVRLDPGGFPATVGAAAVFDSIGPRGTLTTETRTLDLDGVCSVYWRRPTPYTADLAMNEQTARWAVEEARYGLGGILAALPGAHYLNHPWRNRDAEYKPAQLATAARCGLTVPPTLITNDPDQARAFTAEHGPVLYKPLRESDYADAEGRPLTVWIDDVTPDQIDDRIRYTAHLFQQRVDKTADIRLTAVGKHLFAVRIDGSPGVDWRRHYDRLAYTPISVPPEIAKGVRAYLDVFGLVFGALDFGLDPDGLWHWYECNPNGQWAWFPDHITAPITAALADQLQHGGHA